In the Streptomyces formicae genome, one interval contains:
- a CDS encoding acyl carrier protein yields MSSIVIDERISEVLKEIAELPESFEIAAEQDLKADLNIDSLKLIDIVVQVEAVLDIELGDEFSRDLVTVGDLQRQVSEHVGA; encoded by the coding sequence ATGTCGAGCATTGTCATCGACGAGCGCATTTCCGAAGTTCTCAAGGAGATCGCCGAACTGCCGGAATCCTTTGAAATCGCGGCCGAGCAGGATCTCAAGGCCGATCTGAACATCGACTCCCTCAAGTTGATCGACATCGTCGTTCAGGTGGAGGCCGTCCTGGACATCGAACTCGGCGACGAGTTCTCCCGTGATCTGGTCACGGTCGGAGATCTCCAGCGCCAGGTGAGCGAGCACGTCGGAGCCTGA